A genomic segment from Pseudomonas sp. M30-35 encodes:
- a CDS encoding cupin domain-containing protein, whose amino-acid sequence MSTLNNIFLASLLAMLSTTALAHSPAGEEKLTSLVDATLPAQVWVNAKALHVQFAPGASAAPHTHPGPVFVVVVAGKVESSLDGGKVESYSVGDAWYEAPGQEHRVARNASQTEPAAVVAWLLSDGKTPLVKPLGVPAAR is encoded by the coding sequence ATGAGTACTTTGAATAATATTTTTTTAGCAAGCTTATTGGCCATGCTGAGTACCACTGCTTTGGCACATTCTCCTGCGGGCGAGGAAAAGCTGACCTCGCTCGTCGACGCAACATTGCCCGCTCAAGTCTGGGTTAATGCCAAGGCCCTGCACGTTCAGTTTGCCCCTGGTGCGAGTGCGGCTCCGCACACGCATCCGGGGCCGGTGTTTGTGGTGGTGGTCGCTGGCAAAGTCGAGTCGTCGCTAGACGGTGGCAAGGTTGAAAGTTACAGCGTTGGAGATGCTTGGTATGAGGCTCCTGGGCAGGAGCATCGAGTTGCACGCAACGCCAGTCAAACAGAGCCAGCGGCTGTAGTCGCATGGTTATTGTCAGATGGTAAAACCCCGCTCGTTAAGCCGCTGGGGGTACCGGCGGCCCGCTAG
- a CDS encoding carboxymuconolactone decarboxylase family protein, whose product MSTQQRVKYNEVAPHTFKAMLGLEKALGESQLEAPLHDLIKIRASQINRCAYCIDMHSADALKAGETARRIFALNAWRETPFFSAREQAALLWTETLTRVAEQNASDDIYAQVAEQFTERELADLTFAIVTINAWNRLGVGFGKQPE is encoded by the coding sequence ATGAGCACACAGCAGCGGGTTAAATACAATGAAGTCGCACCGCACACTTTCAAGGCAATGTTGGGCTTAGAAAAGGCGCTTGGCGAGTCTCAACTAGAGGCGCCATTGCATGATCTGATAAAAATCAGAGCTTCGCAGATCAACCGCTGCGCGTACTGCATTGATATGCACAGCGCAGATGCCTTGAAAGCCGGTGAGACTGCCCGACGCATTTTTGCCTTAAATGCCTGGCGTGAAACACCGTTCTTCAGTGCTCGTGAGCAGGCGGCACTGCTCTGGACTGAAACTCTGACACGGGTTGCCGAGCAAAATGCTTCAGATGATATTTACGCTCAGGTAGCCGAGCAATTCACCGAGCGTGAGTTGGCCGACCTGACGTTTGCTATTGTTACCATCAATGCCTGGAACCGCTTGGGTGTTGGTTTTGGCAAGCAGCCGGAGTAA
- a CDS encoding LysR family transcriptional regulator, giving the protein MRAFCRIVELGSFTRAAESLAVAKTTLSGQILALENQLGVKLLHRTTRRVSATTDGTAYYQRARILLDDVDELEATIAQTRNIARGVVRVDMPSPVGRCLLIPALPSFVSQHPNIQLDIGCSERVMNLVEEGIDCAIRGGEVNEPDLVCRPIGQMRFVLCASPAYMEHAPPLNTPSDLLNHHFLAFVFPASNRQMKPALQRGDDQYVIEQTPTMRFNSGGAYIAAAQAGLGIVCVPTAEAQALLETGELLQVLPEWTPLSMPMSIVYPYSRHLSARVRAFTQWASATMSSSALWGD; this is encoded by the coding sequence ATGCGCGCCTTCTGCAGGATTGTCGAGCTCGGTAGTTTTACCCGCGCAGCAGAATCGCTGGCCGTTGCCAAAACCACGCTCTCCGGACAAATCCTTGCACTGGAAAATCAGCTAGGGGTCAAGCTGCTGCACCGCACTACTCGGCGCGTTTCGGCGACAACCGATGGCACTGCGTATTACCAACGTGCGCGCATATTGCTGGATGACGTGGATGAACTTGAAGCGACTATCGCGCAAACCCGCAATATCGCCAGAGGCGTCGTACGCGTCGATATGCCTTCACCCGTTGGACGGTGCCTGCTGATTCCGGCGCTGCCAAGCTTCGTCAGCCAGCACCCCAATATTCAGTTGGATATTGGCTGCAGTGAACGTGTAATGAATTTGGTCGAAGAAGGTATTGATTGCGCCATTCGCGGTGGCGAGGTGAATGAGCCTGATCTTGTTTGCCGGCCCATTGGCCAGATGCGATTTGTGTTGTGCGCATCCCCCGCATACATGGAACATGCTCCGCCGCTAAACACACCGAGCGACTTACTCAATCATCATTTTCTAGCCTTTGTATTTCCGGCCAGTAATCGCCAAATGAAACCAGCGCTACAACGCGGTGACGACCAGTATGTGATTGAGCAAACGCCGACTATGCGCTTCAACAGCGGCGGAGCTTATATTGCAGCTGCACAGGCAGGCCTGGGAATTGTCTGCGTGCCAACCGCCGAGGCGCAGGCACTGCTTGAAACAGGAGAATTGCTGCAAGTCTTGCCGGAGTGGACGCCCTTGAGCATGCCGATGAGTATTGTCTACCCCTACTCTCGGCATCTCTCCGCACGTGTGCGAGCATTTACCCAATGGGCATCGGCAACAATGTCTAGCTCAGCGCTTTGGGGAGACTAA
- a CDS encoding cell division protein ZapA translates to MNRTSTENVSVISVLGRDYSIKAPEGKEEALSASALMLKKLLAETKQTSPTLVGEKLLVLTMLKLCAQQLEMQQQHKEQIEQLEAQISERVAGLNNLIREA, encoded by the coding sequence ATGAACCGCACATCCACAGAGAACGTCTCGGTTATCAGTGTTCTGGGACGTGACTACAGCATTAAAGCACCCGAAGGAAAAGAAGAGGCGCTGAGTGCTTCTGCGTTGATGCTTAAAAAGCTCTTGGCTGAAACCAAACAGACATCGCCAACGCTGGTTGGTGAGAAACTATTGGTGCTGACCATGCTGAAACTGTGTGCCCAGCAGCTTGAGATGCAACAGCAGCACAAAGAGCAGATTGAGCAATTGGAAGCGCAAATCAGTGAGCGGGTTGCCGGACTCAATAATCTGATCCGTGAGGCCTGA
- a CDS encoding 3-isopropylmalate dehydratase, with product MRLMYAVLPMLVLTGCSSYKTHPDQITQIPEDRMFEYQRAEQDSGNIVINRDMGFIGGGCYVAFKLDRKLAARIGIGETATFAVAPGRHIVGIAIDEEGESLCNNGRLNREVAVTVSKDQNQYFRIVSESSSGFDIRAEQP from the coding sequence ATGCGATTGATGTATGCCGTGCTACCGATGCTTGTGTTGACGGGTTGTTCATCGTACAAAACCCATCCAGATCAAATTACCCAAATCCCTGAAGACCGCATGTTTGAATATCAGCGGGCCGAGCAGGACTCAGGCAACATTGTTATTAATCGAGACATGGGCTTCATTGGCGGCGGTTGTTATGTCGCATTCAAGCTTGATCGCAAGCTCGCTGCACGAATTGGCATTGGTGAAACTGCCACCTTCGCGGTCGCGCCGGGTCGGCATATCGTCGGTATAGCAATTGATGAAGAAGGTGAAAGCCTGTGCAACAACGGCCGGCTTAACCGTGAAGTCGCGGTGACAGTGAGCAAAGACCAGAATCAATACTTCCGTATCGTCAGTGAATCCAGCAGTGGCTTTGATATTCGCGCGGAACAACCATAA
- a CDS encoding HD domain-containing phosphohydrolase, which translates to MKGGRTVKLRVLIVVAIVLLVTTIGSFIALGAYNRASAFIYSKALVSAQKSALQATVDFDNLLTPVHASVRHLALNPHLRKNSFDEWLKAVPDIVDELRSTKGAGSYFIGDREGNHFLVADVSRRAIDIDSAVPVVAQYLVYGVERSGLGAGQSSLFYLDSQLKKIGETIKQASPAYDPRNRPWYREALNQGGLIRTEPYKFFITGEIGSTIALATGDRGLVVGADISHHALDEMLVRYRLTPSSELVLLNSNGQILAADRSKVFAGTLRRAPEVKELQHPALAVLGTMLETLKSSAGADFELQSLEVDGHLWHTELLRLPATSTDSIFLGIGVPNDELLSAARMIRNEILQQTLLILVLTVPLAAWASGFIAAPLSLLTLKARSIRNFNFSEPIDTSSFISEVRELSSALSQSSTTMAHFMDIITRLSGEPDLEKFLPTLLTLTSEASHSQGALLYMQLVPKAPLELVGGRWQDQPIDISAVDPSQQFFAVAESIALHQPVKQAADAKKCSKLGLPATATLSVPLLSRDQEVLGVLVLFNDKPLDENHVSFIQVLSKFAALALETRGLIGQQKALFESLIHLVASAIDAKSPYTGGHCERVPEAAKLLAQAACDETQGVYADFSMTDDDWYALHIGSWLHDCGKVTTPEYVVDKATKLETIYDRIHEIRLRFEVLKRDAQIDYLTALNEGVEQGVALAERDAKWRLLDDEFSFVARCNTGEEYMDDDRLQRLQGIAQRRWLRTLDDRLGISGEERQRKEEQPVVALPVWENLIADRPEQQVSRPPDETFDKGNEYGFNMAIPEFLYDRGELKNLSIKRGTLTVEERYKINEHVIQTIKMLNALPFPNALSQVPEIAGGHHERIDGNGYPCGLTGEQLSPQARMMAIADVFEALTARDRPYKPSKTLSQALHIMRGMCEGGHLDCELFSIFVRSGACLQYAQRFLHGDQLDTQDLLRFLPASDDQASS; encoded by the coding sequence ATGAAGGGCGGCCGGACAGTAAAGCTTCGCGTTTTGATTGTTGTTGCGATCGTTCTGTTGGTAACAACTATCGGCTCGTTTATTGCGCTCGGCGCCTATAACCGGGCATCGGCCTTCATTTACAGCAAGGCACTAGTTTCCGCGCAAAAATCAGCCCTTCAAGCCACAGTCGATTTCGATAACTTGCTCACTCCCGTGCATGCAAGCGTGCGGCATTTGGCGCTTAACCCCCATCTACGTAAAAACAGCTTCGATGAATGGCTAAAAGCGGTGCCAGATATCGTGGATGAATTACGTTCGACAAAGGGGGCTGGGTCGTATTTTATCGGTGACCGTGAAGGCAATCACTTCCTCGTTGCTGATGTTTCCCGGCGTGCTATCGATATCGACTCGGCTGTGCCAGTTGTCGCTCAGTACCTGGTTTATGGTGTGGAACGCTCTGGTCTTGGTGCTGGGCAGTCGAGTTTGTTTTACCTGGACAGCCAACTCAAGAAAATCGGTGAGACGATCAAGCAGGCTTCACCTGCTTATGATCCGCGCAACAGACCTTGGTACCGGGAAGCACTGAATCAAGGTGGGCTGATCAGGACAGAGCCCTACAAGTTCTTTATAACCGGTGAGATCGGCTCAACCATAGCCCTGGCTACAGGGGATCGTGGCTTAGTTGTGGGTGCTGATATCAGTCATCATGCCTTAGATGAGATGCTGGTTCGCTACCGCCTTACGCCGAGCAGTGAGCTGGTCCTACTCAACTCAAATGGGCAAATTTTAGCGGCTGATCGATCAAAGGTATTTGCCGGTACGTTACGCAGGGCACCTGAAGTCAAGGAGCTACAGCATCCTGCATTGGCGGTGTTGGGGACAATGCTTGAAACGCTGAAATCATCTGCAGGTGCTGATTTTGAGTTGCAGAGTCTTGAGGTCGACGGCCACCTTTGGCACACCGAACTGTTGCGTTTACCGGCAACGAGTACCGATTCGATTTTTCTCGGGATTGGTGTGCCGAATGATGAACTCCTTAGCGCTGCGCGGATGATACGTAACGAAATCCTGCAGCAGACCTTGCTTATATTAGTGCTTACAGTGCCGCTGGCCGCGTGGGCGTCTGGTTTTATCGCTGCACCGCTAAGCCTGCTGACGCTCAAGGCCCGTAGCATTCGTAACTTCAATTTTAGTGAGCCGATCGATACCAGCAGCTTTATCAGTGAAGTGCGCGAGCTGAGCAGTGCGCTCAGCCAGAGTAGTACAACAATGGCGCACTTTATGGACATCATCACTCGCTTAAGTGGTGAGCCCGATCTTGAGAAATTTTTACCGACATTGTTGACCCTGACCAGTGAGGCTAGCCACTCTCAAGGTGCGTTGCTGTATATGCAACTGGTGCCGAAAGCCCCCTTGGAACTTGTGGGGGGACGTTGGCAGGATCAACCCATAGATATTTCAGCGGTTGATCCTTCTCAACAATTCTTTGCCGTGGCTGAGTCGATTGCATTGCACCAACCGGTTAAACAAGCTGCCGATGCAAAAAAGTGCTCGAAACTTGGCCTGCCAGCGACTGCTACCTTGAGTGTGCCACTGCTGAGCCGAGATCAGGAAGTGCTTGGCGTATTGGTGTTGTTTAACGATAAGCCGCTGGATGAAAACCATGTGTCCTTCATACAAGTGCTTTCAAAGTTTGCTGCACTGGCACTTGAAACACGCGGACTGATCGGCCAGCAGAAAGCATTATTCGAATCCCTGATACATCTGGTCGCCAGCGCCATCGACGCCAAGAGTCCTTATACCGGTGGCCATTGTGAGCGCGTTCCTGAGGCCGCGAAATTGCTGGCTCAAGCCGCATGTGATGAAACCCAGGGTGTCTACGCAGACTTCAGCATGACTGATGATGACTGGTATGCACTGCATATAGGTTCCTGGCTTCACGACTGCGGTAAGGTCACTACGCCGGAGTATGTGGTTGATAAAGCCACCAAGCTGGAAACCATCTACGACCGCATTCATGAGATTCGCTTACGTTTTGAGGTGCTTAAACGCGATGCCCAGATCGATTATCTGACGGCACTGAATGAGGGGGTTGAGCAGGGCGTCGCACTGGCCGAGCGCGATGCCAAATGGCGCCTGCTTGATGATGAGTTCAGCTTTGTCGCGCGTTGCAATACGGGTGAGGAGTACATGGACGATGATCGGTTGCAGCGTCTGCAAGGGATTGCTCAAAGACGCTGGTTGCGCACACTCGATGATCGCCTGGGTATTTCGGGAGAAGAGCGTCAGCGTAAGGAAGAGCAGCCCGTTGTGGCGCTTCCTGTGTGGGAGAACTTGATTGCCGACCGGCCAGAGCAGCAGGTTTCGCGTCCGCCCGATGAAACCTTTGATAAGGGCAACGAGTATGGTTTTAACATGGCCATTCCAGAGTTCTTATATGATCGCGGCGAGCTGAAAAATCTATCGATCAAACGCGGCACGTTGACTGTCGAAGAGCGCTATAAAATTAATGAGCACGTGATTCAAACCATCAAGATGCTTAACGCGTTACCCTTCCCAAATGCATTGAGTCAGGTGCCGGAAATCGCTGGCGGCCACCACGAACGCATCGATGGCAATGGTTATCCTTGTGGTCTGACTGGTGAGCAGTTGAGCCCGCAGGCACGGATGATGGCGATTGCTGATGTGTTTGAAGCGCTCACCGCTCGCGACCGCCCATACAAGCCGAGCAAGACACTCTCACAAGCACTGCACATTATGCGGGGGATGTGTGAAGGCGGGCATTTGGACTGCGAACTGTTTAGTATCTTTGTTCGCTCAGGAGCATGCCTGCAGTATGCCCAGCGGTTTTTGCATGGCGATCAGCTTGATACCCAGGACTTATTGAGGTTTTTACCTGCTAGCGATGACCAGGCCAGCAGTTGA